A stretch of Natator depressus isolate rNatDep1 chromosome 2, rNatDep2.hap1, whole genome shotgun sequence DNA encodes these proteins:
- the NR1D2 gene encoding nuclear receptor subfamily 1 group D member 2 isoform X2, whose translation MKCTDAAPRPGTACSQCKVVPTGHIVLWPTKFNGMILLCKVCGDVASGFHYGVHACEGCKGFFRRSIQQNIQYKKCLKNNNCSIMRMNRNRCQQCRFKKCLSVGMSRDAVRFGRIPKREKQRMLIEMQSAMKTMMNSQFNGHLPNETLTEHQEQALPSSQEELTSKPQQELENIRSPSPPPPSDIAKEEVIGLVTRAHKDTFMYNQEQSENPAEARQPQSGERIPKNPEQYSLNSDYCSSGLSDTHYTESEQLLAGQYKGRHVMHYPNGRTVCFTNGHCMNFTNGYTQRMCEKIPEDGFSANENIHIYSCNTGGRMHLVCPMSKTPFVDPSKSGHEVWEEFSMSFTPAVKEVVEFAKRIPGFRDLSQHDQVNLLKAGTFEVLMVRFASLFDAKERTVTFLSGKKYSVDDLHSMGAGDLLNSMFEFSEKLSGLQLNDEEMSLFTAVVLVSADRSGIENVNSVEALQETLIRALRTLIMKNHPNEASIFTKLLLKLPDLRSLNNMHSEELLAFKVHP comes from the exons AATTTAATGGCATGATCCTCCTGTGTAAAGTCTGTGGGGATGTTGCTTCAGGATTTCACTACGGTGTGCATGCTTGTGAGGGTTGTAAG GGTTTTTTCAGAAGAAGCATTCAGCAAAACATTCAGTATAAGAAGTGCTTGAAGAATAACAACTGCTCTATAATGAGAATGAATAGGAACAGATGCCAGCAGTGCCGCTTCAAAAAATGTTTGTCTGTTGGAATGTCAAGAGATG CTGTTCGATTTGGCCGCATTCCTAAACGTGAAAAACAGAGGATGCTGATTGAAATGCAAAGTGCCATGAAGACCATGATGAACAGCCAGTTCAATGGTCACTTGCCAAATGAAACATTAACAGAACATCAGGAGCAAGCGCTGCCATCGTCTCAAGAAGAGCTTACATCCAAACCCCAACAAGAGCTGGAAAACATCAGAagtccatctcctcctcctccctctgacATTGCGAAGGAAGAAGTGATTGGTTTGGTGACCAGAGCCCACAAGGACACCTTCATGTACAACCAGGAGCAATCAGAAAACCCAGCTGAGGCCAGGCAGCCCCAGAGCGGGGAAAGAATTCCAAAGAACCCTGAGCAATATAGTTTGAATAGCGACTATTGTAGCAGTGGGCTTAGTGACACCCATTATACCGAGAGTGAGCAACTTCTTGCTGGACAATACAAAGGGAGACATGTAATGCATTATCCAAATGGGCGCACCGTTTGTTTCACAAATGGCCACTGTATGAACTTTACCAATGGTTATACTCAAAGAATGTGTGAAAAGATCCCAGAAGATGGGTTTTCGGCAAATGAGAACATACATATATACTCATGCAACACTGGAGGGAGAATGCACCTG GTTTGTCCAATGAGCAAGACTCCCTTTGTGGACCCAAGTAAGTCTGGCCATGAAGTCTGGGAAGAATTTTCGATGAGCTTCACCCCTGCAGTGAAAGAAGTGGTGGAGTTCGCAAAACGCATTCCAGGGTTCCGAGATCTTTCCCAGCACGACCAGGTCAATCTTCTAAAGGCTGGGACATTTGAG GTTTTAATGGTACGGTTTGCATCTTTATTTGATGCAAAGGAACGTACTGTCACCTTCCTTAGTGGAAAGAAGTACAGTGTGGATGATCTGCATTCAATGGGAGCTGGCGATCTACTCAACTCCATGTTTGAATTTAGCGAGAAACTAAGTGGCCTGCAACTTAATGATGAGGAAATGAGTTTGTTTACAGCAGTTGTCCTGGTCTCTGCTG ATCGATCTGGAATAGAAAATGTTAACTCTGTGGAGGCGCTGCAGGAGACACTAATTCGTGCACTAAGGACCTTAATTATGAAAAACCATCCAAACGAAGCCTCTATTTTTACAAAACTTCTTTTGAAATTACCTGACTTGCGTTCCTTAAACAACATGCACTCTGAGGAACTCTTGGCCTTTAAAGTTCACCCATAG